Sequence from the bacterium genome:
GTTTAGCGGCAAGCTTCAGCTTCCTTGCTTCATAGATTTGGCCGAGTTTCACGTAAATTCCGGCAATGAGCCCCTCCGGCTCCCTGGGGTTCCGCTTCAGTAGATCCTTGTATAATTTTTCGGCTCGCGGGTAATCCTCCTTTAGATAGTACATTTCGGCCATGTAATAGAGCGTTTGTACGCTGTTGGGGTATCGTTTCAAAATAGCCTGAAATGATGATTCCGCCTCAACAAACTTTCCCTGCGCCGCCAGTCTTCGGCCTTCCAAATTCAAACGATAAATGTTGGCAAGAGTCTGGTTGTATTTTTGACTTCTAAGTTTTTCGGCGTCCCCATGAGAGTGGCGATATTCTGGAAGCGAAAGGACCTGTGTGTATGAATGGATCGCTTCATTTCGCATTCCTATCTGGTCGTAGATGCTCGCGAGTTCCATGTGAGCGCGAACAAGAATCCAGGTAGGTTCTTTCGGCTTTTCAGCGATCAATGTTTTGATTTCTTCGATCGCCTTTTCAGGGGCGAGCTGCCTGCTGTGAACCCTCGCAAGCTTCAAACGGGCCTGGTTCCGGACTTCTTTTGTGTAAGTCGGAATTCCGCGCTGGCATCGTTCCAGTACGTCCATAAAAATTTTTTCGGCTGTCTGGTAATCACTGACCTCATCCAAATACAGTGTTCCCAGCCAATAGTTGTACCAGGCATTATTCGGATACTTTTCATGAAATCTCTTGACAACAGCGATAGCCTCCAACGGCTGATCCTCAAAATCTGCATGAAAACGGGCCAGAATCAATTCAGCTTCCGCTCCGAAGTACATCGATTTCTTCGACGCAATATTCAAATAGTTCAGGCCTTTTTCTTTGTTGCCGCCCGGCAAGAACAGCAAGGTCTTTAGTACTTTGGCGTAACCAGGTAAGGCCCCCGCCATGTAATTGTAAACACCGATGTTGTAGTAAGTGTCATATTGCTTTGGATGGAG
This genomic interval carries:
- a CDS encoding tetratricopeptide repeat protein — encoded protein: MMRAFLTLFVLIALTLAQNLSADPLHSDASFDATVAQANELFLAADFDAGIALIQEMEKTRPNSPAVSYFLANGYWWKIFRAYIYETETKETPYDQLFELYLAQTIEQSERLLKQNRSDVTALFYLGNAYSLKSRVKGLRGSYFSAGRDAAKGKKYLERILELHPKQYDTYYNIGVYNYMAGALPGYAKVLKTLLFLPGGNKEKGLNYLNIASKKSMYFGAEAELILARFHADFEDQPLEAIAVVKRFHEKYPNNAWYNYWLGTLYLDEVSDYQTAEKIFMDVLERCQRGIPTYTKEVRNQARLKLARVHSRQLAPEKAIEEIKTLIAEKPKEPTWILVRAHMELASIYDQIGMRNEAIHSYTQVLSLPEYRHSHGDAEKLRSQKYNQTLANIYRLNLEGRRLAAQGKFVEAESSFQAILKRYPNSVQTLYYMAEMYYLKEDYPRAEKLYKDLLKRNPREPEGLIAGIYVKLGQIYEARKLKLAAKHSYEKALINKFIAADDRNAARKGLRQVANKS